A region from the Halosolutus gelatinilyticus genome encodes:
- a CDS encoding quinone oxidoreductase family protein yields the protein MDAIEVAEYGDSDRLELVDREKPDPGPGEVRIAVEAAGINFADVMQRRGAYPGGPDAPYVPGMEAAGTVDATGEGVGLDEGDRVVAMLNTGGYAEYAIATARMLFPIPEGMSFEEAAGFPVQFLTAHSCLFEWGGLEADETVLIQAAAGGVGTAAVQLASNAGAEVFGTASTQEKLDLAAELGCDHPINYTETDFRDVVGEETDGEGVDLVLESVGDDVFDRSLDAMAHFGRMVTYGVASGVPASAENRRLLFENKTVKGFHLGQASYHDPSRIMKAVPDLPEGFANDDLDVILGEQFALEDAADAHQYIEDRKSSGKVVLKP from the coding sequence ATGGATGCGATCGAGGTAGCGGAGTACGGCGACAGCGACAGGCTCGAACTCGTCGACCGCGAGAAACCCGACCCGGGGCCGGGAGAGGTCCGCATCGCGGTGGAAGCGGCAGGGATCAACTTCGCCGACGTGATGCAACGACGCGGCGCGTACCCCGGCGGGCCGGACGCCCCGTACGTCCCGGGAATGGAAGCCGCAGGCACCGTCGACGCGACCGGCGAGGGCGTGGGGCTCGACGAGGGCGATCGCGTCGTCGCGATGCTGAACACCGGCGGGTACGCCGAGTACGCGATCGCGACCGCCCGGATGCTGTTTCCCATCCCGGAGGGGATGAGCTTCGAGGAGGCGGCGGGCTTTCCCGTCCAGTTCCTCACCGCCCACTCCTGTCTGTTCGAGTGGGGCGGCCTCGAGGCGGACGAGACGGTGCTGATCCAGGCGGCCGCCGGCGGCGTCGGAACGGCCGCGGTCCAGCTCGCGTCGAACGCCGGTGCGGAGGTGTTCGGCACCGCGAGCACGCAGGAGAAACTCGATCTCGCGGCCGAACTGGGTTGCGATCACCCGATCAACTACACCGAAACCGACTTTCGGGATGTCGTCGGCGAGGAGACCGACGGCGAGGGCGTCGACCTCGTCCTGGAGAGCGTCGGCGACGACGTCTTCGATCGCAGCCTCGACGCGATGGCGCACTTCGGTCGGATGGTCACCTACGGCGTCGCAAGCGGCGTCCCCGCGAGCGCCGAGAACCGGCGACTTCTCTTCGAGAACAAGACCGTCAAAGGGTTCCACCTCGGTCAGGCTTCCTACCACGACCCGAGCAGGATCATGAAGGCCGTCCCCGATCTCCCGGAGGGATTCGCGAACGACGACCTCGACGTGATCCTCGGCGAGCAGTTCGCGCTCGAAGACGCGGCCGACGCCCACCAGTACATCGAAGATCGCAAGAGTTCCGGCAAGGTCGTCCTGAAACCCTAA
- the proS gene encoding proline--tRNA ligase — MSNESQELGITESKSHKPGEWYAEVVQKAGLADYAPMGGFIVTKPRGYALWESIQDALDGWFKETGVTNAYFPMFIPESYLEREKDIVEGFDPEVAWVTQGGHDELEERLAVRPTSESIIAPFISRWVRSHRDLPLRLNQWCSVVRWEATETKPFFRTKEFLWQEGHTAHATDEGAWEEVWTRLSQYERVYEEVLAIPVLRGKKPEHDKFPGADTTTTVEALMPDGKSVQGGTSHHLGQSFAEAFDITFADEDEEEQTAYTTSWGLSWRALGALIMTHSDDQGLVLPPTIAPTQVAIVPIWQADTKEKVLEYSEEIADELEDAGVSVDLDDRDERNPGFKFNEHELNGVPLRIEIGPNEVDDEEATLVHRPDSETVVADRDGLVETVEENLDTIYDKLYDTAAENLEENVREAHSPEEILGTIGKHGGYVKTPWCGDEACEEAIKEKIAAEIVMQPLADEGGSTPGEPVRAEEGAECGVCGDDADEIAYFAKSY, encoded by the coding sequence ATGAGCAACGAGAGCCAGGAACTCGGGATCACCGAGTCGAAATCGCACAAACCCGGCGAGTGGTACGCCGAAGTCGTCCAGAAGGCGGGGCTGGCGGACTACGCGCCGATGGGCGGGTTCATCGTCACGAAACCCCGCGGCTACGCGCTGTGGGAGTCCATCCAGGACGCGTTGGACGGCTGGTTCAAGGAGACCGGCGTCACCAACGCCTACTTCCCGATGTTCATCCCCGAGAGCTACTTAGAGCGCGAAAAGGACATCGTCGAAGGGTTCGATCCCGAAGTGGCGTGGGTTACGCAGGGTGGTCACGACGAGCTCGAGGAGCGACTCGCCGTGCGGCCGACCAGCGAGTCGATCATCGCACCCTTCATATCCCGGTGGGTTCGCAGCCATCGCGACCTGCCGCTGCGACTGAATCAGTGGTGCTCGGTCGTCCGGTGGGAGGCCACCGAGACGAAACCGTTCTTCCGGACCAAGGAGTTCCTCTGGCAGGAGGGCCACACCGCTCACGCGACCGACGAGGGCGCCTGGGAGGAGGTCTGGACCCGCCTCTCCCAGTACGAGCGCGTCTACGAGGAGGTGCTGGCGATTCCGGTGCTCCGCGGCAAGAAGCCCGAACACGACAAGTTCCCCGGCGCGGACACCACGACGACAGTCGAGGCGCTGATGCCCGACGGCAAGTCCGTCCAGGGCGGGACGAGCCACCACCTCGGCCAGTCGTTCGCCGAGGCGTTCGACATCACCTTCGCGGACGAGGACGAGGAGGAACAGACCGCCTACACCACCTCGTGGGGGCTCTCCTGGCGGGCGCTCGGCGCGCTCATCATGACCCACTCGGACGACCAGGGGCTCGTCCTCCCGCCGACGATCGCGCCCACCCAGGTCGCGATCGTTCCCATCTGGCAGGCCGACACCAAGGAGAAGGTCCTCGAGTACTCCGAGGAGATCGCCGACGAACTCGAAGACGCCGGCGTCAGCGTCGACCTCGACGATCGCGACGAGCGCAACCCCGGCTTCAAGTTCAACGAACACGAGCTCAACGGCGTTCCCCTCCGAATCGAGATCGGCCCCAACGAGGTCGACGACGAGGAGGCCACGCTCGTCCACCGACCGGACAGCGAGACGGTCGTCGCCGATCGCGACGGCCTCGTCGAGACCGTCGAGGAGAACCTCGATACGATCTACGACAAACTGTACGACACGGCCGCGGAGAACCTCGAAGAAAACGTCCGGGAAGCGCACAGTCCCGAGGAGATCCTCGGCACGATCGGTAAGCACGGCGGCTACGTGAAGACGCCGTGGTGCGGCGACGAGGCCTGCGAGGAGGCGATCAAGGAGAAGATCGCCGCCGAGATCGTCATGCAACCGCTCGCCGACGAGGGCGGTTCGACGCCGGGCGAACCCGTCCGGGCCGAGGAGGGCGCGGAGTGCGGCGTCTGCGGCGACGACGCCGACGAGATCGCCTACTTCGCGAAGTCGTACTGA
- a CDS encoding 8-oxo-dGTP diphosphatase: MIEATLCFPLRDAAAADTAEVLLIEKRRGLGEGWYNGPGGKLEPGETPRECAVRETREEVGLVVRDLEKAGELTFTLDGDPHTFCHVFRTRSFEGEPTSSPEARPEWRPIDDVPYDRMWEDDRLWLPGVLEGRTVIGEFTFEGGKPLDEAEFVRHDLEWDVSFDDRE, translated from the coding sequence GTGTTTCCCGCTTCGCGACGCGGCCGCGGCCGACACCGCGGAGGTCCTCCTGATCGAGAAGCGCCGGGGACTCGGCGAGGGCTGGTACAACGGTCCCGGCGGGAAACTCGAACCGGGCGAGACCCCGCGGGAGTGCGCCGTCCGCGAGACGCGCGAGGAAGTCGGCCTGGTCGTTCGCGACCTCGAGAAGGCGGGCGAACTCACCTTCACGCTCGACGGCGACCCGCACACCTTCTGTCACGTCTTCCGGACGCGATCGTTCGAGGGCGAACCGACTTCCTCCCCCGAAGCGCGTCCAGAGTGGCGGCCGATCGACGACGTCCCCTACGATCGGATGTGGGAAGACGATCGACTGTGGTTGCCTGGCGTTCTCGAAGGGCGGACGGTGATCGGCGAGTTCACCTTCGAGGGCGGAAAACCGTTGGACGAGGCCGAATTCGTCAGACACGACCTGGAGTGGGACGTTTCGTTCGACGACCGGGAGTGA
- the gltB gene encoding glutamate synthase large subunit: MPQPHSSTERSQGLADPADERSNCGVGVVMDLDGVGGHDVVADGLDLLVNLEHRGTTGAEKNTGDGAGIMLQLPDAFFEDVLDASLPNTYAAGSIFFPRDEAAREELISIAEGVFDRYDLSVLQWRDVPTNNDDLGTTAVDSEPDVWQVFVTPDDGIEGEDFDRRLYVARRAFENEIEERGVEGADRFYVCSLDSKTIVYKGLLKGEQVPSYYPDLTDERVESTFAMVHERFSTNTLGAWHLAHPYRNIVHNGEFNTIQGNINWMRARETDIESDVLEDLEAVKPIIDDPGQSDTASVDNALELLMQDGRDLAHALRMLVPEAWRGDDEMDQDRKDWYDFHASLVEPWDGPALVAATDGERVGAVLDRNGLRPCRYDVTTDNRLIVASEAGALEPDPDEIEERGRLQPGQLFLADPNEGRVIPDEEVFEDLTDDRYGEWVERAQVHVDDIRTSDDSAPREPVDGLRDYQAAFGYTRDELDNLIEPMIRKGKDPVGSMGDDTPLSVLTEYNRPLFSYFKQLFAQVTNPPLDYIREELVTSMESRLGFQRNLLDESPEHARQLVLDSPVLTDAELESIRACEANGITAATIDVTYESESDELGADLRAAIERVREESVAAIEAGRDVVILSDRAVDEDRVAIPSLLATGAVHHHLVRNGLRNHCGLVVESADPRTVHHFATLVGYGAGAVNPYLAYQTIADVTAGEDGADTEDAIDAYVGAVEDGLLKIMAKMGISTVESYQGAQIFEAVGLDSDLVEDYFAGTENRTEGIGLPEIEADLRERHATAFGDDESSLERTGEFNHRKQGIHHQWNPETVGTLQQSVRSNDYERYREFAELVNEQQETLQTLRGLLEFESDRAPIPVEDVEPVKDIVERFSTAAMSLGSLSPEAHENNSIAMNRIGGKSNSGEGGEPPERFGTERECNVKQVASGRFGVTSTYLSSADELQIKMAQGSKPGEGGHLPGEKVNEMIAHVRKSTPGVGLISPPPLHDIYSIEDLKQLIFDLKAANEEADINVKLVSEAGIGTIAAGVAKANADVVHISGHSGGTGASPRTSIKNAGLPWELGLAEANQMLCATGLRDRIRVSTDGGLMTGRDVAVAALLGAEEYIFGTASLVTSGCVMARQCHKNTCPVGVATQREDLRRRFPGEPEHVINYMTFIAQELREIMADLGFRTVDEMIGRVDVLSQRDDVDHPKARNVDLSDVLADPGSEVRRKIREQDHELDDQLDREFIEAAVDAIETREPVAIDGEVTNVDRTVGAMLSNRITRRYGEPGLPEDTISIDLEGTAGQSFGAFLASGVSLHLDGGANDYVGKGLSGGKIAVQTPDAAAYDPTENIAIGNVALYGATGGECYVNGVAGERFAVRNSGAKAVVEGVGDHGCEYMTGGVVAVLGETGKNFAAGMSGGVAYVYDPDGEFAAKANTEMVSLHDELEEKDEGMLRRLVENHVAYTDSDRGQLLLENWERALDAFVKVMPEAYRRAITEQGSDDVRAELPSEPGAEAAIESATFAASDD; this comes from the coding sequence ATGCCACAGCCACACTCATCCACCGAGCGTTCGCAGGGTCTGGCCGACCCGGCGGACGAGCGGTCCAATTGCGGGGTCGGCGTCGTCATGGACCTCGACGGGGTAGGGGGTCACGACGTCGTCGCCGACGGACTCGACCTCCTCGTCAACCTCGAACACCGCGGGACCACCGGCGCGGAGAAGAACACCGGCGACGGGGCCGGAATCATGCTCCAGCTTCCCGACGCGTTCTTCGAGGACGTTCTCGATGCTTCTCTCCCGAACACCTACGCCGCCGGCTCGATCTTCTTTCCGCGGGACGAGGCGGCTCGCGAGGAACTGATCTCGATCGCCGAAGGCGTCTTCGATCGGTACGATCTCTCCGTTCTCCAGTGGCGGGACGTCCCGACGAACAACGACGACCTCGGAACGACGGCCGTCGACTCCGAACCCGACGTCTGGCAGGTATTCGTTACGCCGGACGACGGTATCGAGGGCGAGGATTTCGATCGGCGCCTCTACGTCGCCCGGCGCGCCTTCGAGAACGAGATCGAGGAGCGCGGCGTCGAGGGCGCCGATCGCTTCTACGTCTGCTCGCTCGATTCGAAGACGATCGTTTACAAGGGGCTGCTCAAGGGCGAACAGGTCCCGTCGTACTACCCCGATCTCACCGACGAGCGCGTCGAGTCGACGTTCGCGATGGTCCACGAGCGCTTCTCGACCAATACGCTCGGCGCCTGGCATCTCGCCCACCCCTACCGGAACATCGTTCACAACGGCGAGTTCAACACGATCCAGGGCAACATCAACTGGATGCGCGCCCGCGAGACGGACATCGAGAGCGACGTGTTAGAGGATCTGGAGGCGGTCAAGCCGATCATCGACGATCCCGGCCAGTCCGACACGGCGAGCGTCGACAACGCGCTCGAACTCCTGATGCAGGACGGTCGGGACCTCGCACACGCCCTGCGGATGCTCGTTCCGGAGGCCTGGCGCGGCGACGACGAGATGGACCAGGACCGCAAGGACTGGTACGACTTCCACGCCTCGCTCGTCGAACCGTGGGACGGCCCCGCGCTCGTCGCGGCGACCGACGGCGAGCGGGTCGGCGCCGTCCTCGACCGCAACGGCCTGCGTCCCTGCCGGTACGACGTCACGACCGACAACCGCCTGATCGTGGCCAGCGAGGCCGGCGCGCTCGAACCCGACCCCGACGAGATCGAGGAGCGCGGCCGCCTCCAGCCCGGCCAGCTCTTCCTCGCCGACCCGAACGAGGGTCGCGTCATCCCCGACGAGGAGGTCTTCGAGGACCTCACCGACGATCGGTACGGCGAGTGGGTCGAGCGGGCGCAGGTTCACGTCGACGACATCCGGACGAGCGACGACAGCGCGCCCCGGGAGCCGGTCGACGGCCTCCGCGACTACCAGGCCGCCTTCGGCTACACGCGCGACGAGCTCGACAACCTGATCGAGCCGATGATCCGAAAAGGGAAGGATCCGGTCGGTTCGATGGGCGACGACACGCCGCTGTCGGTGCTCACGGAGTACAACCGTCCGCTCTTTTCCTACTTCAAGCAGCTGTTCGCCCAGGTCACCAACCCGCCGCTTGACTACATCCGCGAAGAACTCGTCACCTCGATGGAGAGCCGACTCGGCTTCCAGCGCAACCTCCTGGACGAGTCGCCCGAACACGCCCGCCAGCTCGTCCTCGACTCGCCGGTCCTCACCGACGCCGAACTCGAGTCCATCCGCGCATGTGAGGCGAACGGCATCACCGCCGCGACGATCGACGTCACCTACGAATCCGAGAGCGACGAACTCGGCGCGGACCTCCGGGCCGCGATCGAACGCGTCCGGGAGGAGAGCGTCGCGGCGATCGAGGCGGGTCGCGACGTCGTCATCCTCTCCGACCGCGCCGTCGACGAGGACCGGGTGGCGATTCCGAGCCTGCTCGCGACGGGCGCCGTCCATCATCACCTCGTCCGGAACGGGCTGCGCAACCACTGCGGGCTCGTCGTCGAGTCGGCCGACCCGCGCACCGTCCACCACTTCGCGACGCTCGTCGGCTACGGCGCCGGCGCGGTCAACCCATATCTCGCCTACCAGACGATCGCGGACGTCACCGCCGGCGAGGACGGCGCCGACACCGAGGACGCGATCGACGCCTACGTCGGTGCCGTCGAGGACGGCCTGCTGAAGATCATGGCCAAGATGGGCATCTCGACCGTCGAGAGCTATCAGGGCGCCCAGATCTTCGAGGCCGTCGGTCTCGACTCGGATCTCGTCGAGGACTACTTCGCCGGCACCGAGAACCGGACCGAGGGGATCGGCCTCCCGGAGATCGAAGCCGATCTCCGCGAGCGCCACGCGACCGCCTTCGGCGACGACGAGTCGAGCCTCGAGCGCACCGGCGAGTTCAACCACCGCAAGCAGGGGATCCACCACCAGTGGAACCCCGAGACCGTCGGCACGCTCCAGCAGTCGGTCCGATCGAACGATTACGAACGGTACCGGGAGTTCGCCGAACTGGTCAACGAGCAACAGGAGACCCTCCAGACCCTGCGCGGCCTGCTCGAGTTCGAGTCCGATCGCGCCCCGATCCCGGTCGAGGACGTCGAACCGGTCAAAGACATCGTCGAGCGGTTCTCGACCGCGGCGATGAGCCTCGGCAGCCTCTCGCCGGAAGCCCACGAGAACAACTCGATCGCGATGAACCGGATCGGCGGCAAGAGTAACTCGGGCGAGGGCGGCGAACCGCCGGAGCGGTTCGGCACCGAGCGCGAGTGCAACGTCAAGCAGGTCGCGTCGGGCCGATTCGGCGTCACCTCGACGTACCTCTCCTCGGCCGACGAACTCCAGATCAAGATGGCCCAAGGGAGTAAGCCCGGCGAGGGCGGCCACCTCCCCGGCGAGAAGGTCAACGAGATGATCGCCCACGTCCGCAAGTCCACCCCCGGTGTCGGTCTCATCTCCCCGCCGCCGCTGCACGACATCTACTCGATCGAGGACCTCAAACAGCTGATCTTCGATCTCAAGGCCGCCAACGAAGAGGCCGACATCAACGTCAAGCTGGTGAGCGAGGCGGGCATCGGCACGATCGCCGCCGGCGTCGCGAAGGCCAACGCCGACGTAGTCCACATCTCGGGCCACTCCGGCGGGACCGGCGCCTCCCCCAGAACGTCGATCAAGAACGCCGGCCTCCCCTGGGAACTGGGACTGGCGGAGGCCAACCAGATGCTCTGTGCGACCGGGCTGCGCGATCGCATCCGCGTCTCGACCGACGGCGGACTGATGACCGGCCGCGACGTCGCGGTCGCCGCCTTACTGGGCGCCGAGGAGTACATCTTCGGGACGGCCTCGCTCGTGACGTCGGGCTGCGTGATGGCCCGGCAGTGCCACAAGAACACCTGCCCGGTCGGCGTCGCCACCCAGCGCGAGGACCTGCGCCGCCGGTTCCCCGGCGAGCCCGAGCACGTCATCAACTACATGACCTTCATCGCGCAGGAACTGCGCGAGATCATGGCCGACCTCGGATTCCGCACCGTCGACGAGATGATCGGCCGCGTCGACGTCCTCTCCCAGCGCGACGACGTCGACCACCCGAAGGCTCGCAACGTCGATCTCTCGGACGTGCTCGCCGACCCGGGCAGCGAGGTTCGCCGCAAGATCCGCGAGCAGGACCACGAACTCGACGATCAACTCGATCGGGAGTTCATCGAGGCCGCGGTCGACGCGATCGAGACCCGAGAACCCGTCGCGATCGACGGCGAGGTCACTAACGTCGATCGCACCGTCGGCGCGATGCTCTCGAACCGCATCACCCGACGGTACGGCGAACCCGGCCTCCCCGAGGACACGATCTCGATCGATCTCGAGGGAACCGCCGGCCAGAGCTTCGGCGCGTTCCTGGCCAGCGGCGTCTCGCTGCACCTCGACGGCGGCGCCAACGACTACGTCGGCAAGGGGCTCTCGGGCGGCAAGATCGCCGTTCAGACGCCCGATGCGGCCGCGTACGACCCGACCGAGAACATCGCGATCGGCAACGTCGCGCTGTACGGCGCGACCGGCGGCGAGTGTTACGTCAACGGCGTCGCCGGCGAGCGCTTCGCGGTCCGCAACTCCGGCGCGAAGGCCGTCGTCGAGGGCGTCGGCGACCACGGCTGCGAGTACATGACCGGCGGCGTCGTCGCCGTCCTCGGGGAGACGGGCAAGAACTTCGCGGCCGGCATGTCCGGCGGCGTCGCCTACGTCTACGATCCGGACGGCGAGTTCGCGGCGAAGGCCAACACCGAGATGGTCTCGCTCCACGACGAACTCGAGGAGAAAGACGAGGGGATGCTTCGCCGACTCGTCGAGAACCACGTCGCCTACACGGACTCCGATCGGGGGCAACTCCTGCTGGAGAACTGGGAGCGCGCGCTCGACGCCTTCGTGAAGGTCATGCCCGAGGCCTACCGCCGGGCGATCACCGAGCAGGGTTCTGACGACGTGCGCGCGGAACTGCCGAGCGAACCCGGCGCGGAGGCCGCGATCGAGTCGGCCACCTTCGCCGCCAGCGACGACTGA